One part of the Pecten maximus chromosome 1, xPecMax1.1, whole genome shotgun sequence genome encodes these proteins:
- the LOC117322462 gene encoding putative nuclease HARBI1, with protein MAAGMLLIDEEMRRAMRRERVFRERGNYLDKNDDRYLNERYRMSRGAIVSIFEIIKDDLLTVTNRSHAIDPQIQLLIALRYYAKGGFLSETGDLHGVSRSSVSCITKRVTDGIIHHLRGMISFPADVLQLKEGFYAIAHIPNVVGAIDGTLIPIIAPSADEHTYVCRKGFHALNIQAVVDSRCRFINIVARWPGSVHDSFILNNSNLSAVFERREIDGWLLGDSGYPLRPWLLTPIANPTTHADDRYNRAHKKTRSVVERAFGLL; from the exons ATGGCGGCTGGAATGTTATTGATAGATGAGGAAATGAGAAGAGCAATGAGGAGAGAAAGAGTGTTTAGAGAGAGGGGGAATTACCTAGATAAAAACGATGACAGGTATTTAAATGAACGCTACCGTATGTCACGAGGTGCAATTGTGAgtatatttgaaattataaaagATGACTTACTCACCGTAACCAATCGCTCCCACGCCATTGACCCCCAGATACAACTTTTGATTGCCCTGAGGTATTATGCAAAAGGCGGATTTCTTTCGGAAACCGGGGACCTACATGGGGTCAGTCGATCCTCTGTCTCCTGCATTACAAAGCGTGTGACAGATGGAATTATCCATCACCTGAGAGGGATGATCAGTTTTCCGGCGGATGTTTTACAGCTGAAGGAAGGGTTTTATGCCATTGCCCATATTCCAAATGTTGTCGGTGCCATCGACGGCACCTTAATTCCTATCATTGCCCCTTCCGCTGACGAACATACGTATGTATGTAGGAAAGGATTTCATGCACTGAATATCCAAGCTGTCGTCGACAGTAGGTGTAG ATTTATCAACATAGTAGCTAGGTGGCCTGGGTCTGTCCATGACAGTTTTATTCTGAACAATAGCAATTTGAGTGCAGTTTTTGAGAGACGGGAGATTGATGGATGGCTACTGGGTGACTCGGGGTATCCCCTTAGACCATGGCTTTTGACACCCATAGCCAATCCAACAACACATGCTGATGACAG GTACAACCGCGCCCACAAGAAAACCAGAAGTGTTGTTGAAAGGGCCTTTG GACTCCTGTAG